acaaacaaacaaatagGAGAAGAAAAGCAAAGGCCTAAGAACCAAAAAGATGagtcaataataataatgcactAGAAAATTAatgaatattattatttatcataataacaataataagaaTCCTCAAATTCTTAATCTGTTCAGCACCCTCATTAACAGTATCAGTAAGGAAAAGGATCTGTATATGTAAGTAAGGGAGGAGAAACAATTTATATTCAATAATACAGTTTTGAACTTTGAACAAAAGAATTAATTCCAAGGATTAAATTGAACAATACCTGAATTAATTGGAGTATAGCTTGCTTCTGTGAATCAATTAGATGTTATCTTCTTTGAAAAGATGCCTCCCTGTAGCCTCCTACTGTAATGTTTGATTAAACAaccaattataaatttataattgagTTTGGACCAGCTGAATTCAACTCAATTACAAGTTTATAATTGAGGTTGAAGTATTTAAGCAACAATCTGATCAAGCTGCAACCCCTCGAGCCAGGCTCGAAGAGCGATGTGCTCACTGGATTCGTCTTGGCGACTTGGACATTCTTCTGGCTCGGGTGGAGATTCCTTCAACACTGATTGAACCCATGACACATCAGGCTCCTCCCCAGAATGTTTGTTTAAGTATGATTTGTGTGTCTGGTGATCCACTTCATCTGCTTGAACAGAACAATCTGCATTTTCAAAAGGATGTTGCTTTTTTACCCATGGATTCTCACTACTGATCACGAGATTATATTTGAAGTTAGAACCAGCTTCCCTGGAGCTTAAGTTGCCAAATTGTCGCTGCAGGATCGATGGGGATATAGGCTCGTTGATTCTAGGCGAGGAAGAATCAAACGAGACCTGCATTTGAGGGTACTCTGCAGTCTTAGGAGAAGAAACACCAGTCTTAATTGGAGATAACATGCTTTGCTGCTGGAATTGATTAAGAGCGGCAGATTTATATGAAGACGAGAAAACAGATGCTGCTCCCAGCTGATCAGTGTTTCGGGGAGATGAAACGTCACTGGACAAAAATCTGTCGAGATTTGATAAGTTCAATTGATGATTCAAATGGGCAGAAAGATTGGCGGAGGAAGTATTCTGCTGCGGACCAGAGACATAAGACAGCTCATTTAGGAGATGAAGTTGCTGCAGTTCATAATCTTGGAATCCATACCTCTCCTCGGATGGAAAATCTCTTGCATTCAGAGAATTTCTCAGACGGCTTGCTTGAAGATTATTGCCTGCAGTTTGCAAATTTGAGATATTTTGCTGATGCCAAGCCATGGGTGAATGCGGATCATTGCTGGAAGGAGACATAGGAGGAGTAAATGGAAAATATGACAAGGAAGAAGGTGCTGAGGGCGAACCCAGCAATACGTTCATGGCTGAAGCAAAATCCATGCCAGCCAGTGCATGTGGAGATGACATGGCTGCAGTAGATGGATATACGGGCCTAAGTTCCTCCGGTGTGTGGGCAAAAAAGCACACCCTGCGGATGCAATTAGTGCCGTCCTTGCAAAGTCGAGTCCGGTATTGCGCTGGGTGAAGCCAGCACTCAAAAATGCCATGAGAGTACTCACAGAAGTCGCCACGCCTACATGCCCCCTTCCTGTGATCTGGGCACGGCACACAACTGTATTGGAACCTCCTTGGATCTCGTCTCCGAGCATTCTCACCCGGGTGGACAAAAGGACACTCGGTCCAGTCATGGGAATACGCCCGGGAACAAGGCTGGATCTTGAATGCGAACATTCGAAATTCATCAGTAGTATAAATGCTGTTCTTAATATCAGGAAGAGATGGATCAACAGGGTATTCTTTCTTATTAGCAGATTGAACATGTGAATCATTAGTCTTACTAGTAACCGGAGACAATACCGAACCTGAGACAGGAGATAAAGAACCTTCTTCCGATGACAATGAGATCGGTGGGGAACTGGATCTATCCCATTGATAAAGAGAACCACTATTCTTCAAGAGTTCTTCAAGGACAATTTTCAGATGGGGAAAATTTGGAGATGCAACAATAACATCTCCCGGAATGTGACAATTGGCATCAGAGATACCGGGATCAGCACCAGCAAGTAAAAGCAGCTTTACAACATCAACAGCATTAGTGGATCCACCAGAAGCAGCACAATGAAGAGCAGTGCTCTTATCAGGACCGCAAGAGAAATTTACATCAATCTCAGGTAGAGCAAGAATCAGCTTCACAACATCAACACTACCGTATTTAGCAGCAATCATTAACGGGGTTCGATGTTCAAGAACCCTCTTCTTCGACACCCTCTGGTGACTATACCAGAGTGAAACCGCCCTGATCTCAGATTCATCACATACCAAGCGCTTGAAACCCTCAACATCATTATCTGCTGCACACTCTAGCAATACCGAAAACGAAACCCCTGATTCAACTGTGTCAATTGAGCTATTCATAGTTGGAGAGATTACCTTCAGAGATTACCAGAGCCCTCTACTAAACATGCTTCATTGAACTAGAACAGCAACTCATTGGGAGCAATTGAAAAATGTTAATCTACAAGAAACAAATGAATGAAAGGgatattaagaattaagaatCGAATATAAATCAGAATAGTGATAATTCTCTCAGCACTAAGCCTCCACCAACCGAAAAATTGAAGAACCCAGTTCGAATATTGCAGAAAATAACAAATGAATCCATCAAAGAGGGAATAATATCTGAAAAAGATCTGAAAGAAGACAAATCATCAATTGCTAGATACAGATAACTGAAAAGACAAAAGTCAATAAGCATTTGAGAATAGGTGGGTGCATTTATAGGAAAAAGAAGGCTAAGATTTCACAGAAAGGGAAAGAAATTCTCCGTGGAGATATCATCTATAAATACGACAAGCCTGAGATTGAGACAGCTATGGTTTCTGTTCAAAAATTCCTCATCTGAAAACGAAACAATTTGCACGTAAAGCACATTTTccatttccttttccttttaaaTCTCTCCCACATTTTCTCAGCAACCAAACAGCGAAAAGAAATTACTCTTTTTCATAACACAATCAATTCAGCCATAAAAAGCGAATAAAACAAGGCGGAATAGCCTATTAACAACATAATATTCAGAAATCAAGACTAAAAATCAGTAGTTCGAACAGTATAAAATATCAAATTGACGAAATCCGAGAGCAGttccaaagaaaaaaaaaatcgaactcACTGCTAATTCAAAATATGAGTTGGTGGTGATAAGACCTTTCAAGCAACCATGAAATTGTACATTCATTGTACGGAGACACAGTGAAAAGGCATTTTGGAGCAGATGTAAAAGCAAAATTGGCCCACAACCTGAACTTTCTGCTTCCGgtgaaaattttatatatagaaaaggaAGGATTTCTCTTTTTTCTGAATATATATGGAAGGTGAAAAGGATAAGGAGGGGTTACTGAATTtggaggagaaaaagatagttgAGTAGGTGAAGAGATGCGGGAGGTTTGGTGACCGGAGATAATGGCGGACGGTGACAAGGAGGAGCTATTGCTGCGACGTCGTTTTGGGTTTTGTAAATAGAGGAAAGTTAGTCAATGGACTGTCAAAGTCAAAGAGTATGTTTTGAGGTCTTCAAAATTCATGCTTCTATTGTTTTTGGGATTGAAGAAATATTGGCCAATTAAATCTCATTTAATTGATTAAAGTTAGTTAAATGTATTTTACAGATAACTAGAAATAtatgctttttgaaaaaaaaaaaaaacaacaaattcaATGTTTATTAAACGGGTGTAACTTTAAAATTCATTAACAATAGATGGATTTTCTCTCATTCATTCAAGCTTAGTTAAGGTTCAATTGTATTGAATAGTTAAGTGTTTGGGGTTGTTTAAGTTAGATTTTGAGTTCGAGTTTCAGCGTACACAGAAAGTTTTAATTGGAAGAGAATCAATCTAAAGAGTAGCTAACGAACCTCAAACTGACAAATCggacaaactaaaaaaaacaataaatgaaAATACAAGCTTATTATATAGTCAAAATGGTGGAGATTCGGATGTGATAAGAACGTGGAATTGTACATGAAAAAATCATCTTCCATTAAAAAGATTTATACTTGCATATTcgcaaaaaaaaactaacataTCTGACAGAAACGCCgttaaaagaagaaattaacaATTTATAATCATCTAATATTAAGCTATACGaagatataaaatttaattgttgGAGATGGTCTACAGGGCTGGCCCTGAACTATGAAATGAGGGGCGTCCATCCAAGGCCCATAATATTAAGGGGCCCAAAAAAAGTCCGGTAAAGAGTGGTTATCTCAAAGCACTTGGATCCCGCCCTTCTAACACAGCAAATCTCTCTATGATTAACTGGAATTTAATCTGGAATTTAGAGGTGGCTCCAAAAGTTAAAAACTGTTTATGGAGGATCTGCACAAGCTGCTTACCGACTCTGAGTAACCTGGATCCCGACCTTCTAACACAGCAAATCTCTCTATGATTAACTGGAACTTAATCTGGAATTTAGAGGTGGCCCCAAAAGTTAAAAACTGTTTATGGAGGATCTGCACAAGCTGCTTACAGACTATGAGTAACCTGGCATCCCGACGAAGCTCCCTCCCAAACTGTTGTCCAATATGCAACGCTTATGGGGAAGACGATCTTCATGTGTTTATCAACTGTCCGCGAGCCTACCGAGTGTGGAAAATCTTCTTTCAGGACAATAGGGTATCGACGGTCACAGATCTCATCTTCTGGCTTTCAAATTGCATCGGAGGGGCGTCAGGGACGGGAAATGAAGTAGCGATGCTTTGCTGGAGTATTTGGAAAGCGCGAAACGATAAGGTTTGTAATAACAGGGAACAGACACCAGAGGAAATCCACCGTATGGCCTTATCGGAATTGCGGGACTGGAGAGAAGCTCAAATCGTCAATCTAAAACTCCTCCAGTCACAGTCGGTCGTAATCGCAAAATGGAAGAAACCGTCGGAAGGAAGCTATGTGTGCAATATTGACGCAGGTGTGGATGACCAGAATAAATTCAGCTCTTATGGGTGTCTGTTGAGGGATCATCAGGGTAGATGTTTTGGTACTAAAATGGGGCACATTGCGGATGTCACGGATCCCCCGTTGGCAGAGGCAATGGCGATAAGAGAGGCTCTTACCTGGATTAAGGATTTTAACCTCAGCCAtgtggaggtccaatcagattgtcTCGTGGTTATTAGTTCCATACATCAGCAAAAACGtcaattatcttatttatcgGATGTAGTGAATGATTGTTGTGATTTGTTAAGAGCCTTGAACTCATGTTCAGTCTCATATGTAAAACGTTCAGCGAATTTAGCAGCTCATAGCTTAGTTAAGGCTGTTACATCTAGATCTGTTCGTGGTGAGTGGGCCTATCCACCACCGATTATTTTTGACATTCTCGCTTCTGATCTTAGTTAATAAGTTTaccttatttcaaaaaaaaaaaaaaacgagatgaatataaaacataaaaatcaattgGTTCAATTGATATAAGTAAGAGGCTTGTGATTCTAATTTAGCTTGTGGTTGGAGGTTGGAATCTCCTCCTTGCCACTTCTATtattatcaaatatttttttccttccCATCCCATTTTATCACTtcaatcaaaattatcaatttatatattcaataagaaaaataatcatttaatttttttccaatttttttttattatcccatttcaattttatttcttaaatttaattgtcaatatacatatttaataggaaaaataatatatttatagcaaaaagtataattaaattCTGAACTTTGgctgttttaaggattaaactcctgatcatttatttttccacattggatctttgatcattgattctattatggattaggctcttatttaacttttttgtaAAGTTTGAACTACATACATCGTTAGAGCGATTTGGCTTGTtgacataaataaataaaaataagaatttcttgactagaaaatataaaaattaaaaactaaaacgaaattatagaaattaatttccagtaTATTCTTTCAAACTCGATTTTCTCCTCTTCCATTTtatgattttcaacattagaatcgtCAAATTGATCAtctcatctcctaaactcgacggaaaagttaaataagagccaaatccataacaaaatcaatgattaagggctcaatatgaaaaaataatcgatcgggggcttgatccttaaaacatgtaaagttcagaggcttaattatgctttctgcttatatttatttacttctttcaattttacatGACATATATACTTGTTATTTTAGTACATAAATAATTCTAGTTAGTATACTCGCTACTACTGCACTACTAATTTAGCTTTTATATAGAAAATATTGCAATTTTAAATAACGTTTACGAGTTGGTGCAATTTCAAGTCTAGTtgattaaaaatgagtttttttcatTAACATGAAATCTACAGCTTTAAACCATATTGCGTGACCAAAACGATGGAGGTTGGAGCGAGGATAAAACAAGAAATTACACATAAAAAAACCCCATTTTCGTCATTAAGCTTGAAATTGTACTAGTTGATAAACGTTAGatttaaaattgcactattttatgcATGAATGCTAATTGCTCTCTCCTAATAACCATATGACTAAATTTGTACATTATCccttataataataaaaaaatcatctgacctacaacttaaaaaaaaaagtaaaatgtatatatgggGGCCTAAATTATCATCTCGCCCCCGGCCTCTAAAAGGTCAGGACCGACCCTGATGGTATACACCATACAAAGTATCGGACTTCACTATAAACTCATCTAAATCTTTGTTTTTAATCTAATTCAGTGCTTTTTACATATGCACAATCTTTCCCTTTCTTGGAATGAAATTTTCAACAACCGGTTTTGAAAAAGCTCCACAAAATTGTCATTCACTGTCTCGAATCACTGCTCCAACACTCAGGGACCCGAACCTACAATGACTGAAGtatcaaaatttaacttaagCATCAAATGAGACCAAAACGAGTGAAATTATGAGAAACAGAACTCATCCAGCAACCAACTCCAACAAAAAATTCCTTTGTTCTAAGCTATTAAGTTTACTTTTAAAGCTTTAGTCTTCATCTTTAAATCTTTAATGTCATTCTCCAAGCCTTTAATTTGTTTGAAATTAAGTTTCCATTAATCCACTATTATCCTCTTctgtaaaaaaaatcacaatcttcattcaacataaaattcaaatttccaAAATACACTTCCTTCACTCAAATAATTCTTTAAATTATTAATTCCTTTTTTCATTTCCATTTTCAAGCTTATTAGAATATTCAATATTCCAATTTTTGTTTCGCATCAATTCCCATTTTTGTTGTTCTCTAATTTTCATATTTGATTCgatattttcttcattcaaaTTTTATTCGTTGATTTTGATTAGCCAAATTGAATTTCTAAAAATAATTCAAGTTACTTGTTGTCAATTAAAACGTTTTCTTTCGACACCTTCGCGACAAGTTACAACTCGTTTTTGCTAAAGCCTTGAGCCTATATTCGCTCAAATTCCCGTTTGATTATCCACAACAATTATCATTCGCAAATACGAAATTAATTTCAGCTCCAAATGCCGACGAAGTGTTAATTCATTTCCGACTTCaagtttattattttcattctcaattttgtcaataatttcattcacagtttcaattcaattttaattaattgttattaTTAAATGTAATTTCTCCATGGATTAACATAGTTTTTCAGTTACATATAACCCTTCGTGGAACTCTTCCCTCTTGGTAGGGTTTTATACCTTCTTGGATCAACGCCGTTGTGGATTATTTGCTTCCAATTCTTGAATTCAATGGACAAGAAGATAGTAGAGATGTGTAAAAAACTATCATTATCTGATATAGAAAAAGAAATCATCGAGGTTGAGGAAACAGATTCGGATCGTAAAAATAACCCAAATCCTAATCGCTTAGCTCTGCTCTGCCGCCTGCTCTCTCACAAGCCCCTGAATCTACGGGCTCTTCATGGGGCACTCTCTAGTATGTGGAAAATTTCCGAGGACTTCAAGCTTGAGGACACAGGCAAAGGCACCTTCATATGTCTATTTGAAAGTCCAAAGGATAAAACATGGGTTTTGCTGAACGGaccatggcaatttgatagaCAGCTGATTCTTATGACAGAGGTGCAAGGCTTCGAACAACCATCAGAAATCGAAATCAACCACTGCAGTTTTTGGGTAAGGATACATGACCTTCCATTAGACAGAAGAGACCAGCGCTCCATTCACATGGTTGCTAGCAAAATTGGAAAGGTTATTATGATCCAAGAGGAGGATATTGGAACCTTGGGTAACAGTATCAGGGTTCGTGTGGAGATTGACGTAAATAGGGCGCTCGTAAGGGGGACGTACATCCGTAACAGCGTGGGGACGACTTGCTGGGTCTATTTCAGGTACGAAAAACTTCCAAACTTTTGCTATCTATGTGGTCTAATTGGGCATGTAATGGATGATTGTGTTACAAAAGACCAGGAAGATGTAGGTGATAACTGGCCTTTCGCCCCTACCCTAAGAGCCTCTCCGTTTAAGCGTAAATCCTATGGAACTTGGAAGGGTCTAAATAGAACAACAACAGGGAATGTAGCTCAGGCAATATGTCTAACACACCCTCAGATTCTAGCGTAGCCAGACGCAAGCTCCAGTTGACTTTGAATAATGAGGAGCCTCTTGAATCTACCCAGGAAAATGTTAATTATATGGCTGACCCTAGAAATGTGAGAGATAAAAAGAATAATGAAGAAGAGCTACCTCTGAAGACATCAGATAATAGCCTACAGCCAGCCCCCCCACTAGAAACTAAAAGAAGAGATATCCAGAAGACACTGAGTGAAGATGTGATGGGTACAGATACTACTAAAAAAGCTGATGGCTGCAATTATAGAAAATTCAAAAAGATTGCCCGCTCTCAAATCTCGGGAGTTAATACAGGGAAATGTGGTGTTGATGGATGTGAGGAAGGAAAAGGAGGGGAAACTAACTTTAAAAGACAGAGAGAAGATGAAACAATTGAAGGTATGGAGATTGATGATCAAAACATGATTAAATGTTATCGTAATGATGCAGAGCCGGAGATTCTCAATTCAATAGCGGCGGTGCTTGCGGAGCAAGCCCGCCGACAATAATGAAAATCTTAAGCTGGAATGTCCAGGGAATGGGCAACCCCTGGACATTCCGTGCCTTCAGCCACATTCTGAAGGTTCATGGCCCAGATTTTATGTTCTTGATGGAGACTAGATTGGTTAATAGAGAAGTAAACAAGCTGAAACAAGTTTTATTAGACTACAATTTGTTCAATGTCAATGCTAAAGGGAGATCTGGAGGACTCCTTCTAGCCTGGAAAAAAGAGATTGATGTATCTATCCAAGGCTTCACTGATCACTGCATCTATTTTGAAGTGCTAGGATCTGATGTTCAGTATTGGTGGAGAGGTGTTGGCATTTACGGATGGCCTACTGCAAATCAAAAATTCTTAACTTGGGATCTCCTCAAAGCAATTTACCAAAAAGGTAATCTCCCCCTCTTAGCTTTTGGAGACTTTAATGAAGTTCTTTTTGCATTTGAAAAGGTTGGAGGAAGAACGAAAGCCCAATCTGAAATGGATGCCTTTCGTAACTGCGTCAACTTTTGCCAACTCGAGGATCTCAGATTCTCAGGATGCCCATTTACTTGGAACAATGGTCGGAAGGGGAATGACAGTATTATGGAGAGATTGGATAGAGCCTTAGCATCTGAGAACTGGATAAATATCTTTCCAGTATGCTTAGTGA
The DNA window shown above is from Euphorbia lathyris chromosome 1, ddEupLath1.1, whole genome shotgun sequence and carries:
- the LOC136223157 gene encoding zinc finger CCCH domain-containing protein 56-like, with protein sequence MNSSIDTVESGVSFSVLLECAADNDVEGFKRLVCDESEIRAVSLWYSHQRVSKKRVLEHRTPLMIAAKYGSVDVVKLILALPEIDVNFSCGPDKSTALHCAASGGSTNAVDVVKLLLLAGADPGISDANCHIPGDVIVASPNFPHLKIVLEELLKNSGSLYQWDRSSSPPISLSSEEGSLSPVSGSVLSPVTSKTNDSHVQSANKKEYPVDPSLPDIKNSIYTTDEFRMFAFKIQPCSRAYSHDWTECPFVHPGENARRRDPRRFQYSCVPCPDHRKGACRRGDFCEYSHGIFECWLHPAQYRTRLCKDGTNCIRRVCFFAHTPEELRPVYPSTAAMSSPHALAGMDFASAMNVLLGSPSAPSSLSYFPFTPPMSPSSNDPHSPMAWHQQNISNLQTAGNNLQASRLRNSLNARDFPSEERYGFQDYELQQLHLLNELSYVSGPQQNTSSANLSAHLNHQLNLSNLDRFLSSDVSSPRNTDQLGAASVFSSSYKSAALNQFQQQSMLSPIKTGVSSPKTAEYPQMQVSFDSSSPRINEPISPSILQRQFGNLSSREAGSNFKYNLVISSENPWVKKQHPFENADCSVQADEVDHQTHKSYLNKHSGEEPDVSWVQSVLKESPPEPEECPSRQDESSEHIALRAWLEGLQLDQIVA